Within the Mucilaginibacter sp. CSA2-8R genome, the region GGTCATTAAATCGGCCGAGGTAAGGTACATCAACTCTTTACCGCCATTGGCAAACATGTAAATCCGGGCATGTTCCAGGTATTTATCTACAATGCTAATGGCCTTAATGTTTTTACTGAACCCGTCTACGCCCGGCACCAGGCAACACATGCCCCGCACAATTAGTTGTATTTTTACCCCGGCATTGCTTGCATCGTACAGCTTGGCAATAAGCTCTTCGTCAGCCAGGCTGTTCATTTTTAAAATCATGTAAGCCGGCTTACCTGCTTTGGCGTTTCTTATTTCGGCATCAATTAACCTGTTAAGTGTAGGGCGCGAGTCGATCGGAGAAACAATCAGATGCTTTAAATCTTTAGGCAACTGCCCGCGGTTAAGCGCCCTGAAAACCTGCAACAAATCTGCAGTTATCTTTTTATTGGCTGTGAGCAGCGTGTGGTCGGCATAAATCTGCGCTGTTTTTTCGTTGTAGTTACCTGTAGATAAACAGGCATAATAAGCCGGACGACCTTTTTCCATGCGGGTAATCATGCAAATTTTTGAATGCACTTTATACCCCGGAATACCGTGCAAAACTTTAATACCCTCGTCTTCCAACTTGCGGGCCCATTGGATGTTGTTTTGCTCATCGAACCGTGCACGCAGCTCTACCAAACAGTTTACTTTTTTTCCGTTTTGTGCCGCGTTAATGAGGGCATGCATTACCCGGGAGTTTTCGGCCAGGCGGTAAACCGAAATATTAATCTCAACTACTTTAGGATCAATAGCCGCCTCGCGTAACAGGTGGATAATATAATCAAACGACTGGTACGGCGTACTGATGAGGTAATCTTTAACGGCAATCAGGCCCATTAAACTTTTACCAAAAGAAAGGCCATCCACAGGCAGCGAGCGCTGGCGCTTGTACTCAAGTTCGGGGCCACCTACATTAGGAAAAGCAATAAAATCTTTAAAGTTATGGTAACGGTTACCCGGTATTAAGTTAGACGATTCGAGGCCTAACCGTTTAGACAGGTAATGCACCTGGTCGTGAGGCATGTCTGCATCATACAGTAAACGCATGGGCTTACCCTTGCGGCGTTTTTGCAAGCTGCGCGACAATGCATCGATAAACTTCCCACTTACTTCTTTGTCCAAATCCAGCTCGGCATCACGGGTAAGCTGTATCGAGTAAGCTTCAATGCTATCATATTCAAAAACAAAAAAGATGTCTTCGAGGCTGTAACGGATAATATCATCAACCAGAATAATAAATTTCAGCTGGTTAGTTTCTGGCAGAACCAAAAAGCGCGACAGATTACCCGGCAACTCAATTAATGCCAGGCGAGACTTTTTACCCTTGGTTAGTTTTACAAAAAAATAGATGGCACGGTCGTGCAGCTCGGGCATCGGCTTGTCATCGTCAAGCATAATGGGTACCAGTGTCGATAATAGCTTTTCGCGAAAATGTTTTTTCACAAAGGCACCACGAGATACGTTTAACTGCTTTTCGTTCAGGATAAATATCTTTTCTTCGGCCAGCTGCTTAACAATAATGTTTTCGTACAAATTGTTAAACTTTTTCTCTTGCTTAACAACCAAGGTTTTAATTTGACTGAGCACCTTTTTAGGATTATAACCCAACAAAGATTTAGCCTTGTCGTTTAAATTAGCCAAACGGCTCAGGGTGGCCACCCGTACGCGGTAAAACTCGTCGAGGTTAGACGAAAATATTGCCAAAAATTTGATCCTTTCAATCAGCGGCACAGTAATGTCCGCGGCTTCTTGCAGCACGCGGTCATTGAAATAAAGCCAGCTAATTTCGCGGTTAATTAATGGGATGTCTTTCTGCGTCATAATAAAACACCACATAGCCATGCAGTGCTTTGCAAAGCTGCTATTTTAGATGTTAAGTTAGTATTAACTATAAAATTTTCAATAGGTTTTAGCCATTTACTTTACACATCTCTTAACTTTACACCTTAAACATTTATACATATACCTATGCCCTCTTTTGATATTGTAAGTAAGATTGATGCGCAAACTTTAGACAATGCCATCAACAACGCGAAAAAAGAAATTTTGAACCGCTTCGATTTTAACGATTCTAAAAGTACAGTAGACCTCGATAAGAAAACCAATCAACTTACCATCGTTACCGAAAACGATATGCGCCTGAAAGCCATCGAAGATTCTATTATCAGCCGGATGGTGAAACAACAGTTAGACCCCAAGGCGCTCGATTTTGGCAAGGAGCAGTATGCATCGGGTAACATGGTGAGAAAAGAAATCAATATTAAAGAAGGGATTGACAAGGAAGTAGCCAAAAAGATTGTCAAAAAAATAAAAGACAGCGGCCTTAAAGTGCAGGCCTCCATTATGGACGACCAAGTACGCGTACAAGCCAAAAAAATTGACGACCTGCAAGCCGTCATCAGTTTATGCCGCACCGAAGATTTTGGCCAACCCCTTCAATACATCAACATGAGAGCATAGTTAGATTTATTAATTCGGTTAATTTGGGGAGTTATTTCGTTGATTTTGTTTGATGAATAAAAGTCACCCCTAAAATTAGTGGAACCATACCCCACAAAATAAAGCCGCTCTGCGATATCACAGAGCGGCTAATCAATCTAAACCAATACTTACTATATGAAAACAAATTTTTGTTTGAAGCAATTACTTCACCGAAATTTCGCGGGCTTGTAATTTAGCTTCTTCTTTTTTAGCAACTGCTAATTTTAAAATACCATCGGCATACTCAGCCTCAATTTTAGTTTGATCAACACTTTCGGGTAAAGTGAATGAACGGCTGAATGAAGAAAAGCTAAATTCTTTTTTAGTGTAGTTTTTAGCTTCGGCAGCTTCGTCTTTTTTTACTTCGGCAGCTACAGTTAACAGGTTTTTATCTAAGTTAACTTTAAAGTCTTCTTTTTTCAAACCCGGAGCAGCTAATTCAATCACAAAGCCAGCTTCAGATTCGGTGATGTTAACCGCAGGCACTTTACTAACTGCTGCAGGGGCAAAAAACTGTTCATTAAAAATTGAATCAAATGCATCAACAAAGCGTGGTGCAACTACATTTCTTCTTTGTCCGTTGTTAAATTTTACTAAAGTCATTTTTATATCCTCCAAAAAGTTTCTTTTAATTATTTTCGTTGTAACATCATATACAAGTGTTGTACCAAGCACAAAAACAAGCTTTTTAACGACATTTTGTCTTAAACAAAATTTACGAAGAGACACTTTGACATATAATGACTGAAAATTTAGCTAATTACCGATACAGCACCTCCATACCGATCCGATTTTCTGATATTGACGCTTATGGAAATGTAAGCAACACGATATATCTTACTTTTTTTGAGATAGCCCGCTTAAGCTACTGGCGGGAGATTGTAGAATGGGATTTTAAAACCAACGGCGTTATTTTAGGCCGTTCGGAAATTAACTACCTGAAACCTATAGCGGTTGGAGACCAGATAGCCTGTTACCTACGCACCTCGCGTATTGGCAACAGCAGTTTTGATGTAACCTATGTATTGGTTAAGCATACACCTAATGGTGAAGAAATTTGCACAACTGGCAAATCGGTATGTATTAGTTACGATTATGCCAACAACAAATCAATCCCTATCCCACAGCGCGAACGCGAACGCATGATTGAGTATGATCAGCCTGGGCTGATTACCAATACTAATTAAAATCTAAAGTGATACCGTTACGCTTGAGGCAGCTACCTTGCCTTTAAGCGGCGGGTTACGTTTTTTAACGGTTACTACCGCGCCGGTGATGTAATCAAAATCGCGCTTAATGGTATCGGCAATACTTTGGGCAACGGTTTCGAGCAGCTGGCGGGTTTGTTTCATTTCGTGGGCAGCAATGGCATAAAGCTGCTCATAGTTTAGGGTATGCTGCAGGTTATCATCACTCAACGGCCCGTGCGGATGAAAAGACACCTCAATGTCAACCACAAAGTAGTTACCCAATATTTGCTCTTCGGCATAGTAACCGTGCCGGGCAAAAAATTCGGCACCGTGCAGTCCAACTTTAATCATAGCAGTAGTAATAGAATTTCAGGTTTGATTGGCACACAAATATATCAGGTAATTTGACTTTACCTAATGGTTAAACATAATTTGCAGATTTAACGCTTATTATTTCTGCAAGAAACTTTTATACCAGTGTCCGGATTGTTTTACGATGCGCTGCTGCGTGGCAAAGTCTATGTATATTAAACCGAATCTCGGGCGGTACCCTTCGGCCCATTCAAAATTATCAGTTAACGTCCATGCAAAATAACCGTTTACCGGGCATCCTTCATTTTTAGCCTTTAACACTTGCTGTAAATTATCATGCAGGTATTGGGTGCGCAAATCATCTTTAATTAGCCCATTGGCAGTAACTACATCCGGAAATGCAGATCCATTTTCTGTGATCAGTATATTTTTGATTTGCGAGTAAGCACTGAATTTTTTGATGACTTTATAGATGGCCTCCGGATAAACCTCCCACCCCATATCGGTGGTAGGCACTTTACGGTCTTTAGCTTCTATTAACTTAGCGCTGATGTAGGGCGTAAAAAATGAGTATTTTACCACCTCACGCGTGTAATTCTGCAAACCTATAAAATCAAAATCGGTAGCTAGGCTTTCCAAATCGCCCGGCTTGATATATTTTTCAATCTTTTTGAGTACCGGTAAATCAGCTATTGGATAACCCATGCCTAATAATGGTTCGATAAACAAACGGTTAATCAGCACGTCGGCCCGGCTTGCCGCCGCCACATCATTGGCCTGCGTACTGTAAGCATCAATATGCGAGCACGAAAACGTGGAACCTATAACAGCCTCTGGCAGTAAATTGCGTAGTAATTTTGCACCTGCTGCAATGCTTAACGTAACGTGGTGCACGGCCGGCAAAAAACTTTTGAGCCCTGTACGACCCGGGGCATGCAAACCCAAAAAATAACCCGCACCGGTAAACACCGCGGGTTCGTTCATCACCATCCAGTGCTTTACACGATCGCCAAAATGCTCGGCGCAAATGGCGGTAAAAGCGCTAAACCATGATACACTATCGCGATTTGTCCAACCGCCTTGTGCTTCCAAGGCCTGTGGCAAGTCCCAGTGATAGATGGTTAACCAAGGCTCTACGCCCCGTTGTAAACAATAATTAATAACACGGTTATAAAAATCGATGCCAGCCTGATTAACAAGCCCGGTGCCCTGCGGCAGTATGCGCGACCAAGCTACCGAAAAACGAAAATTAGGAATATTAAGCGCTGCTATTAAATCAATATCCTGCTCGTAGCGATGGTAAAAATCACAGGCCACCTCGGCATGCTGCCCTTGGTGTACTTTACCTTTACCATGGGTAAATGTATCCCAAATAGAGGCACCTTTGCCATCAACGTTCCAAGCCCCCTCGGTTTGAAAAGCCGCAGCCGATATGCCCCAGCTAAAATCTGAGCCAAATAGTTGATGGTTGAAAGAGTCTGTAGTTTGCTTATGATCCATTTAAGTAAGGCCAACTAAGCTCAAGCAAAATTGTTCTGAAAAAAAACGGATAAAAGCAGATGGGTAAGCAACACTTAGTGTATAAACGATGATTTAAGACTGCGTAAAACTAACCACTCCTTAAAATTAACCAGCGCTGATTTAATAACCTTTAAAGTTTTCATAACCTGTGCATTTAATTACTGCAAGCTACAGGTTATGTATAAACTTAAGGTTAACCCGGCATGATACTTACATCACCTCCTGCTCTTGTTCAACCGAGTAAACGCTTTGTACATGGTCA harbors:
- a CDS encoding GH1 family beta-glucosidase — encoded protein: MDHKQTTDSFNHQLFGSDFSWGISAAAFQTEGAWNVDGKGASIWDTFTHGKGKVHQGQHAEVACDFYHRYEQDIDLIAALNIPNFRFSVAWSRILPQGTGLVNQAGIDFYNRVINYCLQRGVEPWLTIYHWDLPQALEAQGGWTNRDSVSWFSAFTAICAEHFGDRVKHWMVMNEPAVFTGAGYFLGLHAPGRTGLKSFLPAVHHVTLSIAAGAKLLRNLLPEAVIGSTFSCSHIDAYSTQANDVAAASRADVLINRLFIEPLLGMGYPIADLPVLKKIEKYIKPGDLESLATDFDFIGLQNYTREVVKYSFFTPYISAKLIEAKDRKVPTTDMGWEVYPEAIYKVIKKFSAYSQIKNILITENGSAFPDVVTANGLIKDDLRTQYLHDNLQQVLKAKNEGCPVNGYFAWTLTDNFEWAEGYRPRFGLIYIDFATQQRIVKQSGHWYKSFLQK
- the folB gene encoding dihydroneopterin aldolase; translated protein: MIKVGLHGAEFFARHGYYAEEQILGNYFVVDIEVSFHPHGPLSDDNLQHTLNYEQLYAIAAHEMKQTRQLLETVAQSIADTIKRDFDYITGAVVTVKKRNPPLKGKVAASSVTVSL
- the ppk1 gene encoding polyphosphate kinase 1 — protein: MTQKDIPLINREISWLYFNDRVLQEAADITVPLIERIKFLAIFSSNLDEFYRVRVATLSRLANLNDKAKSLLGYNPKKVLSQIKTLVVKQEKKFNNLYENIIVKQLAEEKIFILNEKQLNVSRGAFVKKHFREKLLSTLVPIMLDDDKPMPELHDRAIYFFVKLTKGKKSRLALIELPGNLSRFLVLPETNQLKFIILVDDIIRYSLEDIFFVFEYDSIEAYSIQLTRDAELDLDKEVSGKFIDALSRSLQKRRKGKPMRLLYDADMPHDQVHYLSKRLGLESSNLIPGNRYHNFKDFIAFPNVGGPELEYKRQRSLPVDGLSFGKSLMGLIAVKDYLISTPYQSFDYIIHLLREAAIDPKVVEINISVYRLAENSRVMHALINAAQNGKKVNCLVELRARFDEQNNIQWARKLEDEGIKVLHGIPGYKVHSKICMITRMEKGRPAYYACLSTGNYNEKTAQIYADHTLLTANKKITADLLQVFRALNRGQLPKDLKHLIVSPIDSRPTLNRLIDAEIRNAKAGKPAYMILKMNSLADEELIAKLYDASNAGVKIQLIVRGMCCLVPGVDGFSKNIKAISIVDKYLEHARIYMFANGGKELMYLTSADLMTRNIDNRVEVGFAVYDEGLQKQIRDIIDIQLRDNTKSRDINKSNNNKYHRTHSDTHHRAQVEIYDYLKQLNPTTT
- a CDS encoding Hsp20/alpha crystallin family protein, coding for MSLRKFCLRQNVVKKLVFVLGTTLVYDVTTKIIKRNFLEDIKMTLVKFNNGQRRNVVAPRFVDAFDSIFNEQFFAPAAVSKVPAVNITESEAGFVIELAAPGLKKEDFKVNLDKNLLTVAAEVKKDEAAEAKNYTKKEFSFSSFSRSFTLPESVDQTKIEAEYADGILKLAVAKKEEAKLQAREISVK
- a CDS encoding YajQ family cyclic di-GMP-binding protein; protein product: MPSFDIVSKIDAQTLDNAINNAKKEILNRFDFNDSKSTVDLDKKTNQLTIVTENDMRLKAIEDSIISRMVKQQLDPKALDFGKEQYASGNMVRKEINIKEGIDKEVAKKIVKKIKDSGLKVQASIMDDQVRVQAKKIDDLQAVISLCRTEDFGQPLQYINMRA
- a CDS encoding thioesterase family protein, yielding MTENLANYRYSTSIPIRFSDIDAYGNVSNTIYLTFFEIARLSYWREIVEWDFKTNGVILGRSEINYLKPIAVGDQIACYLRTSRIGNSSFDVTYVLVKHTPNGEEICTTGKSVCISYDYANNKSIPIPQRERERMIEYDQPGLITNTN